A genomic window from Lineus longissimus chromosome 17, tnLinLong1.2, whole genome shotgun sequence includes:
- the LOC135501482 gene encoding receptor-type tyrosine-protein phosphatase F-like isoform X1 — MSRPMVLAPALTVLVLGVLSFGLPQCSLAQSPPNLASDVSITSITTTSAVASWTQTVGDFDNYEMTIIPSVGVIFTPASILKSSTSPSTNVTGLTIGNRYTISVRTLKGITNGTAKTKTFNTIPSEVNLSTVNITSRTSTAATLNWDPVTNGTFDNYLLSISPIAGGATVSPSTVPRGTENANLQSLTAGTEYTIAIKTEYGNETSAGQTYKLKTLPGDVIRSSIQVAPGTLTSISATISWDAVTMGSFDSYKLSIQPTGGAKVVSSVLKGAQTSNLNALRAGIQYTVVITTVWGVLESAGSSFQFTTVPNAISDANIVFSLVEADSARVSWMAASGSFDSYIVKISPTVGGAKPENNTVQKGTESTNLVFLTAGTAYDVSITTSAGGVESTPASKTFWTKPAFVTKDSIIISNLTTTSAIMSWAPVTVGTFDNYTITISPTSAGEEVVPNTVPKGIETTDLKKLLAGTAYNITIKTTHKGKESASKTVTFTTRPNPVDKTSITFSNILTVNATVTWQAANGTFADYIVRISPSTNGAKANPAIVAKSTLSTSLTSLTAGTAYTVGIIVRVGTTESTEATKVLKTRPDAVAPATIKVTAVTANSAVLSWNTVSSGTVDKYLIGLTPNTGGAEAFPNAVNVGTTTTNLVRLTAGTLYRSAITTQYGNQTGVATTHSFSTLPPNLASGVTVSAVTTTTATAAWTKTDGIFDSYRTTVSPDVDGEKVDTPNVTKSEANPQTTLSNLKPRQEYTVRVSTMLGNVLGAANSYTFTTKDCPAGNFREPGARNCTECHCIGTCYPKAGCTDSACSKGYKTPPQCQESCPKGLFGFGCQNSCHCKPSDICSHITGTCPNGCHPDYWGIDCQQLLPGLNQAPTLSGVSCSNVTVKWLAFDTTRGDTSSFPDISRYVLQMSTNGTWSDIKPSYDHYSNNTYSHLVSGLQQHTSYKFRVRTDANLTITFPTLSYVVIPGRPSPVTPNIIPPCFPLVTTATTTTKITTPKPTIITTSPIPGAPSAPLNLALTASSSTTIDVSWEPPASNDHTGYNLFYGLKVPGDCPAVAPADYTETEVPLAASIKTHQLSGLKPWSSYKISLRATNLIGSGQAAVATIRTKEAAPTGKCSNLQASDVTASSFMLSFVPPPCHTKNGAFSMYRVRTQDLAGKSNSYEYKLLNASYAITGLNPGTSYQVVVAFLNAETQPSPESDAVKVNMSSWTIIVTAKPGFVELKWQPLYPRSNEVLGDYKVTYWENKVNSEKNFETASQTSYNASGLTNGVFNFQVSVQSTLSWTSGLNSEIATVDTRKTVPSQPTSLSLANNTESGIQIIWRAPISSASPVTHYKVDYKFTITGIPSGVSALRYTMGSETVTATGQGGVTLSPLDPATTYRISVSANNMYGFGDPSVQAFSTRPGTPVKPAMPNVAESSTTSITLTLTLPTSTKGPISKMSVIVVKNTSAKRKRRAVAALCTNTAAVELVPSAYTDAGNTTTVVLGNGKSGSTNAPLEAGTKYDLCYKVISTYGGESTIAGIIFSADTKAGTNVTMIIIIVVVVLLVIIIIIVIVVVVLIWKRKRESMSKSLWRSTDTMNMNQFDDTMYNIRPYGRWSDVHKVGEPRSIELVKDPLDADPNIIPIDVEYHKLPQEIMYTSDHAMAPENKHRNRFEAFLPYDHSRVVLQPGKNDYINANYIDGYKKPRAYIAAQSPFNGETVADFWRMVCQENTLQIVMLTLPVEDGVFKCEQYWPDSTHTYGDIKVKLLSTEKYAYFCIRTFEVVPNPHTKKTITQCHFTGWPCHGIPEDTIPFLDFIYKFRSLSQPGAGPVVVHCGTGVSRTSVFIAVNSLIKAGRKRGQVNVFDFCSEMRQNRFGMVRTLKQYLLIYDMLYEALLTPDSILDIDMRSGYHALISKNPATGHTNLYEQFKIFRDFTPLVDESKCRRGLDPANKRKNRFPNIVPLDEFRPKLKTPGGHGRTDYINALILDSYTRKDAFIVTQTPLAETVVDFWKLVYDYKISTIVMLHDRTYKEESSAEYWPKTLGSVRYDPFVVTLRTFVKERDYVISRTMDVNNQIRPSEKAHEVKQFHLDGDWMMYDHVPKSRECVLQLIDAVFENRKKTADHPETPILVHCIDGAERSGLFCCLMNLVERMQIDRYADIFHCMKHLKRRRSQFVDDLDQYRFCYKALWDFINTRMINIPASILRKNTKNSMNGTTNGTNEKRQNKRHLELTLAANDLHDYDYTLSVA, encoded by the exons ATGTCTCGACCCATGGTGCTAGCGCCGGCCCTGACGGTGCTCGTTTTGGGAGTATTATCATTTGGTCTTCCACAATGCAGTCTTGCTCAAT CTCCACCCAACTTAGCATCGGATGTTAGCATAACGTCCATCACGACGACGTCCGCTGTCGCCTCATGGACACAGACCGTGGGAGACTTTGACAATTACGAGATGACCATTATCCCTTCGGTAGGAGTAATATTCACTCCAGCATCAATTCTCAAGTCTTCAACTTCGCCCTCGACAAATGTGACCGGCCTTACTATTGGAAATCGGTATACCATTTCGGTGCGCACTCTAAAAGGAATAACCAACGGAACTGCAAAGACGAAAACATTTAACACCA TTCCATCTGAAGTCAACCTCTCGACCGTCAACATCACCAGCCGAACCTCTACCGCTGCCACACTCAACTGGGATCCAGTTACCAATGGGACATTCGATAATTATTTGCTAAGTATCAGTCCGATCGCTGGTGGAGCTACAGTTTCTCCGAGCACCGTACCTCGAGGGACTGAGAATGCCAACCTGCAGAGTCTCACTGCTGGAACAGAGTATACTATAGCGATAAAGACCGAGTATGGAAATGAAACGAGTGCTGGTCAAAcatacaaattaaaaacac TTCCTGGTGACGTCATCCGCTCATCCATCCAGGTCGCCCCCGGCACTTTGACCTCAATTTCGGCTACAATTTCCTGGGACGCAGTCACCATGGGGTCATTTGATAGCTATAAACTCAGTATACAGCCGACAGGAGGCGCCAAGGTTGTCAGTTCTGTCCTCAAGGGAGCGCAAACATCAAATCTCAATGCGTTGAGAGCTGGGATACAGTACACGGTCGTGATCACGACCGTTTGGGGAGTGTTAGAGAGCGCCGGGTCTAGTTTCCAATTTACTACGG TGCCAAACGCTATTAGCGACGCAAATATCGTATTCTCTCTCGTCGAGGCTGATTCTGCGCGGGTCTCATGGATGGCCGCCAGTGGAAGCTTTGATAGCTACATCGTCAAGATAAGCCCTACTGTGGGAGGAGCAAAACCCGAGAATAACACTGTGCAGAAGGGAACTGAATCGACTAACTTGGTCTTTCTCACCGCTGGCACTGCATACGACGTCTCGATAACTACCTCGGCCGGTGGGGTGGAGAGCACCCCAGCGTCCAAGACATTTTGGACTA AGCCAGCTTTTGTCACCAAAGACTCCATCATTATCTCGAATTTGACCACAACTTCGGCCATAATGTCATGGGCCCCTGTGACTGTGGGCACATTCGACAACTACACCATCACCATCAGCCCTACCAGCGCAGGCGAGGAAGTTGTACCAAATACCGTCCCCAAGGGAATCGAGACGACTGATTTGAAGAAACTCCTTGCGGGAACAGCCTACAATATCACCATCAAAACTACACACAAGGGAAAGGAGAGTGCGAGTAAAACTGTTACGTTCACCACCA GACCAAATCCAGTTGATAAAACTTCCATCACCTTTTCCAATATTCTTACCGTGAACGCCACTGTCACGTGGCAAGCGGCAAACGGTACTTTCGCAGACTACATCGTGAGAATCAGCCCGTCAACAAATGGTGCGAAGGCAAATCCAGCGATTGTAGCGAAAAGTACTCTTTCAACCTCTTTGACCTCGCTGACGGCCGGTACGGCGTACACAGTCGGGATCATTGTGCGGGTTGGAACAACCGAGAGTACTGAGGCCACCAAGGTGCTGAAAACGA GGCCAGATGCGGTCGCACCGGCTACCATCAAAGTAACGGCAGTGACAGCAAACTCTGCAGTCCTTAGCTGGAATACAGTCTCGTCGGGGACGGTTGATAAGTACCTAATTGGTCTTACTCCAAACACTGGAGGAGCCGAGGCCTTCCCGAACGCCGTCAACGTAGGGACTACCACAACTAACCTAGTGCGCCTCACTGCGGGGACATTATATAGAAGTGCAATAACGACACAATATGGGAACCAAACGGGAGTTGCTACAACGCATTCATTTTCAACAT TACCACCCAACCTAGCCTCAGGGGTTACGGTGTCAGCGGTCACAACCACCACAGCTACAGCCGCCTGGACCAAGACTGACGGCATTTTCGACAGTTACCGGACCACAGTCAGTCCAGATGTCGATGGGGAGAAAGTGGATACACCGAACGTGACGAAGTCTGAAGCTAATCCCCAGACCACTCTGTCCAACTTGAAGCCGCGCCAAGAGTACACAGTGCGAGTTAGCACCATGTTAGGAAATGTTTTGGGTGCCGCGAATAGCTATACTTTTACCACCA aggaCTGTCCTGCCGGTAACTTCCGGGAGCCCGGTGCTCGCAATTGCACGGAGTGCCACTGTATCGGGACGTGCTACCCAAAAGCTGGGTGTACAGATAGCGCATGCAGCAAGGGATACAAGACGCCACCACAATGCCAGGAAT CCTGTCCCAAGGGTTTATTTGGCTTTGGCTGCCAGAACAGCTGCCACTGCAAACCCAGTGATATATGTTCACACATCACAGGAACCTGTCCCAATGGTTGCCACCCTGACTACTGGGGAATAGACTGTCAGCAAT TGTTGCCTGGTTTGAATCAAGCCCCAACACTCTCCGGTGTATCATGTTCGAACGTGACGGTTAAATGGCTTGCGTTTGATACGACTAGAGGCGATACCAGTTCCTTCCCTGACATCAGCAGATATGT GCTTCAGATGAGTACTAATGGCACCTGGTCCGACATCAAGCCAAGCTACGATCACTATAGTAACAATACATACAGTCATCTGGTGTCTGGGCTCCAGCAACACACCAGCTACAAGTTCCGCGTGAGGACAGATGCCAATCTCACTATTACGTTTCCTACCTTGAGCTACGTCGTGATCCCCGGCAGACCCAGCCCAGTGACGCCTAACATAATACCGCCGTGTTTCC CCTTGGTTACCACTGCAACTACAACGACGAAAATAACAACACCTAAACCGACAATCATCACGACTTCTCCTATTCCAGGAG CACCATCTGCCCCGCTGAACCTTGCTCTGACGGCATCATCATCGACCACAATAGACGTGAGCTGGGAGCCACCTGCATCTAATGATCACACGGGTTACAACCTATTCTACGGCTTAAAAG TCCCCGGCGATTGTCCAGCGGTGGCTCCAGCTGACTATACAGAGACAGAAGTCCCTCTCGCGGCAAGTATCAAGACCCACCAACTGAGTGGCCTCAAGCCTTGGTCCAGTTACAAGATATCTCTCCGAGCTACAAATCTAATAGGATCAGGTCAAGCTGCCGTGGCAACTATTCGAACGAAAGAAGCAG CTCCGACTGGTAAATGCAGCAATCTCCAAGCAAGCGATGTCACAGCCTCTTCGTTCATGCTAAGTTTTGTCCCACCTCCCTGCCACACCAAAAACGGTGCCTTTAGTATGTACAGGGTGAGAACACAGGATCTGGCGGGCAAAAGCAATAGCTACGAGTACAAATTGCTCAATGCCTCTTACGCTATAACCGGTCTAAACCCCGGCACCAGCTACCAGGTGGTTGTCGCATTTCTGAACGCTGAGACACAGCCATCACCGGAATCAGATGCAGTTAAAGTCAACATGT CGAGTTGGACGATTATTGTCACAGCGAAACCAGGTTTTGTCGAGTTGAAGTGGCAGCCATTGTACCCGAGAAGTAATGAAGTTTTAGGCGATTATAAAGTGACGTATTGGGAGAATAAAGTCAATAGCGAAAAAAATTTCGAAACAGCGTCTCAGACATCGTACAATGCGTCGGGCCTCACAAATGGTGTCTTTAATTTTCAG GTGTCCGTTCAATCAACGCTGTCATGGACTTCAGGCTTAAACAGTGAAATTGCCACGGTCGATACACGAAAAACAGTTCCCAGCCAGCCGACTTCTTTATCTCTTGCAAACAATACTGAGAGTGGGATTCAGATAATATGGAGAGCCCCGATCAGTTCAGCTTCCCCGGTGACTCATTACAAG GTTGACTATAAATTCACTATCACTGGTATACCATCCGGTGTATCGGCTCTTCGATATACTATGGGATCGGAGACGGTTACTGCTACAGGACAGGGAGGAGTAACATTGAGTCCGCTTGACCCCGCGACTACATACCGAATCAGTGTGTCAGCCAATAATATGTATGGATTCGGTGATCCATCCGTCCAGGCGTTCTCAACCCGACCTGGCACTCCTGTTAAGCCTGCGATGCCGAATGTCGCCGAGAGCAGCACGACTTCCATCACGCTAACACTGACACTTCCAACGTCCACGAAAGGTCCTATTTCGAAGATGTCGGTCATAGTTGTGAAGAACACCTCCGCGAAGCGAAAGCGAAGAGCTGTCGCAGCGCTGTGTACGAATACCGCAGCAGTGGAACTGGTTCCAAGTGCTTATACCGATGCAGGCAACACTACCACAGTTGTTTTAGGTAATGGAAAAAGTGGAAGCACAAATGCTCCTTTGGAGGCTGGTACGAAATATGATTTATGTTATAAAGTTATCAGTACTTATGGCGGTGAATCGACGATTGCCGGGATAATATTCTCGGCGGATACCAAAGCTGGAACGAACGTCACGATGATTATAATCATAGTTGTGGTGGTGTTACtagttatcattatcataatagTCATTGTTGTTGTCGTACTAATATGGAAGAGGAAGCGGGAATCAATGAGTAAGTCTTTGTGGAGGAGCACAGACACCATGAACATGAACCAATTTGACGATACCATGTACAATATTAGGCCGTACGGGAGGTGGAGCGATGTCCATAAAGTCGGTGAACCGCGCTCAATAGAGCTTGTGAAAGACCCCTTGGATGCTGATCCTAACATCATTCCGATTGATGTCGAGTATCacaaactccctcaagaaatcATGTATACCTCGGATCATGCTATGGCCCCGGAGAACAAGCACCGTAATCGATTCGAGGCGTTCCTCCCGTACGACCACAGCCGGGTAGTCCTACAGCCCGGTAAGAATGACTACATCAACGCCAACTACATCGACGGTTACAAGAAACCCCGGGCCTACATCGCAGCGCAGAGCCCTTTCAACGGGGAGACCGTGGCGGATTTCTGGCGTATGGTCTGTCAGGAAAACACCTTACAGATCGTCATGCTGACCCTCCCGGTAGAGGATGGCGTATTCAAATGCGAACAGTACTGGCCAGATTCAACTCACACCTACGGTGATATCAAGGTCAAGCTACTTAGCACAGAAAAGTATGCATACTTCTGCATCAGGACATTCGAAGTTGTCCCCAACCCTCATACTAAGAAGACCATAACACAATGTCACTTCACAGGTTGGCCGTGTCATGGTATTCCGGAAGATACGATCCCGTTCCTGGACTTCATATACAAGTTCCGCTCCCTGTCGCAGCCAGGAGCTGGGCCAGTGGTTGTTCACTGCGGGACCGGAGTAAGTAGAACGAGTGTCTTCATTGCTGTTAACTCGCTCATCAAAGCAGGCCGAAAACGTGGGCAAGTAAACGTATTCGATTTCTGCTCGGAGATGAGACAAAATCGTTTCGGGATGGTGAGGACCTTGAAGCAGTACTTGCTCATTTACGATATGCTGTACGAAGCTCTTCTCACCCCTGATAGCATCCTGGATATCGACATGAGGTCAGGGTACCATGCTCTCATCAGCAAAAATCCGGCGACCGGACACACCAATCTTTACGAACAATTCAAAATCTTCCGTGACTTTACTCCGCTAGTAGACGAGTCTAAATGTCGAAGAGGCTTAGACCCAGCGAACAAACGCAAAAATAGATTCCCGAACATTGTACCGCTTGATGAATTCCGTCCTAAATTAAAAACGCCCGGTGGCCATGGGAGAACTGACTACATCAATGCTTTAATCTTAGACAGCTATACGCGGAAGGACGCCTTTATCGTGACCCAGACTCCTCTTGCTGAGACCGTGGTAGACTTCTGGAAACTTGTCTATGACTATAAGATCTCGACCATTGTAATGCTCCACGACCGCACATACAAGGAGGAATCATCCGCCGAGTACTGGCCGAAGACGCTCGGGAGTGTTCGGTATGATCCGTTCGTGGTGACCTTGAGGACATTTGTGAAGGAGAGAGACTACGTCATCAGTCGCACGATGGACGTCAACAATCAG ATCCGCCCATCAGAAAAAGCCCACGAGGTGAAACAGTTTCACCTTGATGGCGATTGGATGATGTATGACCACGTGCCAAAGTCGCGTGAGTGCGTTTTGCAGCTCATAGACGCAGTCTTTGAAAATCGGAAAAAAACCGCAGATCACCCAGAGACGCCGATTCTGGTTCATTGTATAG ATGGAGCTGAAAGAAGTGGTTTATTCTGCTGTTTGATGAACCTGGTGGAGCGGATGCAGATTGACCGATACGCAGATATCTTCCACTGCATGAAGCATCTCAAGCGGAGGAGGTCACAGTTTGTAGACGACTTG GACCAGTATCGCTTCTGCTACAAGGCCCTGTGGGATTTCATCAACACCCGCATGATCAATATTCCCGCATCCATTCTGCGGAAGAATACCAAGAATAGTATGAACGGGACAACCAATGGCACCAATGAAAAGAGACAGAACAAACGCCATCTTGAACTCACCTTGGCCGCGAATGATTTGCATGATTATGACTACACGCTCTCCGTGGCTTGA